CATATATAAATCTTACGGTATTTGGTGGTATATAAATACATTCAGGTGTATTATAAGACATGGCATGCTGTGTACGCATTGCACACACATTACTGTATAAATAGGACACAGTCCTGAGCCACTTTATGTAACATCGGGTGGAAGAGCTCCTTTCTGAGAATAACTTTCAGCTGCACGCGTGAGCTTAACGCTGTTTGCATCCTGTGTTCCCTGTTAGTGCCTCTGGCAGCTGCGTTCACAGGGGACTCGCAGCCTGCTGGAGGCTGAGGCAGCTCCGCAGCTCCATCCCCGTGGCCCCAGCGGGAAGCCTTCCAAGGCCCTCTGCAAGGACGTGGGGAGGGTGCCGCAGGCGCGGTGAACACGCCGTTCCCTCGCTCTGTCCCACCAGCAGTTGGTAGGGCATCCGCAGAGCGAGGTCCCCGGGAAGCTGAGGAAAGcaggcagcacaaagcagccGCAGGAGGGCATGGAGCTGGCTGTGGAGGtgtgctgccccagcacagctggtgCCCGGACAGCCATGTGTGGGGAGGCTTTGCCATGAGATCCTTCCTGAAGGGtctggtgggtggcagctcctctGGCATTCTTCTGGCATGCGCTTTATGGAGACAACAACAGGCACAACTGGGGATGAGCACTGGTGGTGGCATTGCATTGATGACTGTTTCATCCTTGACCCAGTGCAAGGAGGGAGGGACAGACACTTCTCCACTGCAGAATGAGCAAAACTCCTTGCTCACTCCTTTCTCCTACCAAGACCCTTCCCAAGTGTTTCTCCGTACAAGTCAGGCAAGCTCCCTTTATTGTCTGTCACAGATTGCTTTATGACTGTATTAAAAAGATACTGAGTGCATCATTAAGTCGGTTCTACCCCCAGTGCTTTCCACATATCAATCGTAAGTGAGCCAAGAAGGTCACAGCTAAGAAGCCGTTGAGGATCTCATtaactgaaaacattattttgtttataatcTTTTGAGAGCTTTAGTATTATCTGTAATTTGATGACTGTCTATTATGCTGAATTAAGCCATGTAATGAGAAGGCTTTGAGATCTTATataaacctttttattttgttctctgggTTTCTTGGTCCAGGTGCGAACTGGCTTATCCAGATTTTAAATGACTTGATATTCACCACCATCCAGACTAAACCTGTAAGCACAGAACTACCATTTATTGAATGTGGAGATCCAGATAAATACCAGGTTAGTGAAAAGAACCTACTAAACCACTTACagtctgttgttttctttctctcccgCACCCCCGCATGCAAGTTATTAAAATGAAGTCATGCAGCAAGTAAAGATATTTCTcccaagaggggaaaaaggataaTCTTGGATGACTAATGCCTTTTGATTAGGTTCTGCTTCACACTGGCAACTCTCACAGATCACTGCTGCACTCATGTAATAAGCCTGATCTCACttattgttctgtttatttctaaAGAGGATGAAGCAGATTCCATCCCCAAGGATTCTGGCAACGCATCTGAATTATGATTGCCTCCCCAAGTCTATTTTCAAGAACAAAGCCAaggtgggcttttttttttctttattttttttttctctctctctgcaagAACAAGCCTCATTTTTCTGACGGTACCAACATACAAGAATAATTCTCAGGCTGCATCCTTTTCTTGCACCCATGCAGGTGGCATTGAGGAAAAGCAGCTTGGAGACAGTGGGAATCTCAGGAGTCCTGAGCTGGCTTAGCACCTGCTGTAATACAGTAACCCTAGGGGTGCATAAACAAGAACAGATCTAGAGGCTGTGAGAGTGCTCAGAAATGGCAGGGGtgtcatgcttttctttcttatgctgCTCTTTTCTGTGTAAAACAATGGTTGTGGATGGGAATGAAAGTGGCAGCAGTATCTCTGGGACACTGACTGTCTCCATGCAGAGCCACACTGTTAAAACTTCAATATTTCTGGTTCTCAGTCACTGAGCAATGGCAGGTACATAGCATTTAGGAGATGTACcacagaggaagggaggagTTGGTTAAGGAATGAGGGTTTTATCCTTgttccattaatatttttccctgttttatgTATAAcatgttttcagaagtgtttacACTTCTCTGAGGATTGCTGCCTCATAGGATTTCAAGTACATTATTGCCATGCTTTGAAAAATGGAATATAAATGTAGCAGCTGTGGTTTCCTGAAGGAGaatcaaacagatttttacAGCAAGGGGCTGGCAAATGTTTCCTTGCTATTTCCCAGGTCTTAGGTAGTTGTGGGATAGTACTCTCTGACAATATTACACTTTTTTCCCGTTGTTCCTTTCTACAATTGCTCCATAACATAAGCAAATCTTAAAAGTGATAAGTGGTCTTTATTATGACCACATTATACATTTATTCTCAATGCCTTACCTAatagtgaaaatattttgtagccTCCAGTAAGTTATTGATTGCAGAATGTTTGGTTATACTTTCATTTTGGTTGCCAGGGTAAATATGTCACCTACAACTGCTGACCTCTTTCTCCTACTCCAGATACTAGTGCTGTTTCGAAACCCTAAAGATacagctgtttcatttttccatttccacaaCAATGTGCCAAGCGTCCCCAGTTACAGCTCTTGGGATGAGTTCTTCTCCGAGTTCATGAATGGAAAAGGTATTGCTATAGTTACTGAATGTAGCTGAaggaggaacagaagaaaatatttaaaaacaactaaatGGGACCAGTGGGAAAACATCTGTCTCATAATTAGCTTACTGGTGGCCATACCTCATGATAAAGGAGGCAGCTGAATGCCAGAATGGGGAGAAAGTCCAAAATATACTTTGCTTCTGGGTATTTTGCTCTTCCATGCAAGTGTGCGGGAGTCTCCTGGAAGCTTGATAATGGTATTGGGCTGAAATTATGTCACCAAGTGATGGAGGAAATGCTACAGATCTGAAATAGTAATGGAATGACAGCTTGTTGTCTTTGCTGTTTGCATGTAGGAGGCCAAACACCTCATAAGCAACGCAAATTTTAGATTTAGACTGATGTCTAACTTTGGCTTTTAAGAGTTATCTTTAATGACAATATAGAAATGGAggggaagcacagaggaaatTCATATTTCTGTGCAGAAGCCACTTACATTTACATTACACTTACAAAAGCCCAGTGGAAGTCTCCATCATTCTGTTGTGTAGCAAGGTACCACAGAACAGACAGGCTGTTCTGTTTGCTTGCGTAGATGTAACTGATGGATAACAGaaggtttttcttcagttagAGAGAAATAAGTACCCAGTGATAAAAGAAGGTCACACTGatgctttttttgcttcttcacaGTTGGCTGGGGATCTTATTTTGACCATGCAGTCACCTGGAACAAACACATTGAGGATGAGAATACCATGATCATAACATATGAAGACCTGAAAGAGGTAAAGCAGGCACTGTACCGACAGGCAAAACAGATCTGAGTCTGTTCCCTGAAaaattgctgaaattaaaagcaataagCACAGGTTCCTGAAAGAGCAACATCAAGTATCTATTTAGGAACAAGTTGAGTCTGGCTATATGAAAGCTGAGCTCCAATATGATGTAGAAGACATACTGTGAAGGAAGATATTGTTTGTAGATGATAGCTATACACATCCCAAGTGGGTAGCTCCTTTGTCAGAGGAAGCAAATTCTGTGACTCCCCTTTCACTGCATTGTTTTCAGAATCTGACTTCTGGTGTAAAGCAGATAGCTGAATTCTTTGGATTCTCCCCAGCGGCAGAGCAGATCCAGTCTATTGTGGACAGGGCCACTTTCCAGGCAATGAAGGACAAGGCTCAAGAAACTCATGGTGCTGTTGGCTCAGTTCTTTTCCGCAAAGGTAAATGTGTttacagcaaacaaacagcGTATTTTGCAAGGTTGGTGAATGGTAGCACTGCAGTTTGGGCACACAGGAATTTGGATCAGTAGATGCTTAATCTTTGTGCATAATTTTCAGGGCTAGAAGTTAAGGAACATTGACTGTGCTTCAGGATCCTATCACTTGATTTCATCACAAGGGCCAAAGTTATTCAGTAAAGCCCTGTATAATGTGATCAGCAGAAGTGCCCTACATGTAGCACAACCTCCAGCATGCAGTGAGCACCAACTAAAACAGAGAAGAGTCTTATTTTGACTTCTGTGAGTACTGGAGGTGTCCTGGACAAAGTGCttccacagatttttcttgGATTTTCTAACTAACCCTTGGGATTGTGTAGGAACCTCACTCAGCACATTGAATCCAGACACTGCACAGGTTGAGCTGTGTCTTTTAGCCATGAATCAGGCTAGAGCTACAGACTCTCCAAAACTAGATCAGAAGTAGACTGCAGCTTAGGGCAGTGTCTGGTTACAGCACACAAAGCTCTTGCTGTTACAAGTGACATCTTTGAACATTCAGAGTTCTTTTCACATCTGCTGGCTCTGTTGCTAGTACTCTGCAGCTGCACAAAGCAGACCAGTAGCTTCCTATGTCCCCTTTATGTTCATATTCTCTTGAGGACATCAAAAGTAAAGCAGCAGAATATATTCTTGGGTCATagactctctctttttttttttttttaatttaatttttgttgttcgtgttgttgttcttaaaagaagaaaagcgaaagaagaaaaagaagaaagaagaaaatcctgaCAGAAGATgagatgggatttttttgtttgttttgttttaaatcatacTCCTTGTTCCTTACTGTCAAGggtattattttacttttctttatgTTCCAGGTGTTGTTGGAGACTGGAAAAATCTTTTCACTGAAGCTCAGAACAAGGAAATGGATGCCAAATTCAAAGTGTGCTTAGAAGGAACCAAGCTGGGAGCAAAGTTAAAATATGATGTGTACTGCAAGGCCTGAGAATCTATAGAATAATCTtg
The nucleotide sequence above comes from Aythya fuligula isolate bAytFul2 chromosome 3, bAytFul2.pri, whole genome shotgun sequence. Encoded proteins:
- the SULT6B1 gene encoding sulfotransferase 6B1; this translates as MAEERKAFVDEINKALAKSEGLSLKDLLFSYRGTPYPMTVCSAETFQALENLEARRDDLVLVSYPKCGANWLIQILNDLIFTTIQTKPVSTELPFIECGDPDKYQRMKQIPSPRILATHLNYDCLPKSIFKNKAKILVLFRNPKDTAVSFFHFHNNVPSVPSYSSWDEFFSEFMNGKVGWGSYFDHAVTWNKHIEDENTMIITYEDLKENLTSGVKQIAEFFGFSPAAEQIQSIVDRATFQAMKDKAQETHGAVGSVLFRKGVVGDWKNLFTEAQNKEMDAKFKVCLEGTKLGAKLKYDVYCKA